The Streptomyces sp. DG1A-41 genomic sequence ACCCGTGAGCACACCGGCCCCGACCGGGCCGCCCAGCGCCCCCGCCGCACCTGGGCCCCCTACCTCTTCATCTCGCCCTTCTACCTCCTCTACGTCCTGTTCATGCTGATCCCGGTCGCCGCCTCGGTGTGGCTGAGCCTCACCGAGTGGGTGGGGCTCGGCACCCCGCACTGGGTGGGGCTGCGCAACTACCGGCTGCTCGCCACCGACATCAGCTTCCACCGGGCCCTCGGCAACACCGCCGTGTTCGTGCTGGTCGCGGTGTGCGTCGTCGTTCCGCTGGCGCTGCTGATCGCCCAGGCCCTCAACACCCGCGGCCTGCGTGTACGGGACCTGTGGCGCACCGCCTACTTCGTGCCGATCGTGGTCTCGCCCATCCTCGTCGCCCTCGTCTTCGGCCTGATCTTCGACCGGCAGTTCGGGCTCGCGAACGCTGTGCTGCGCGCCCTGTTCGGCACCGGCGGCGTCGACTGGCTCGGCGATCCGGACCTGGCGAAGGTGAGCATCGCCCTGGTGATGCTGTGGCGCTGGACCGGCTACCTCACCGTCTTCTTCCTCGCCGGACTCCAGAACGTGCCGCGGGAGCTGTACGAGGCCGCAGCCCTCGACGGAGCCGGGCGGCTGCGCACCTTCGCCACCGTCACCCTGCCGGCGCTGAAGCCGGTGACGGCGTTCGTCGTCGTCACGTCCTTCATCGGCGCGGCCCAGATCTTCGAGGAGCCGTACCTGCTGACCGGCGGCGGACCGGCCGAGTCCACCCTCTCCGTGACCATGTTCATCTACCGGGCGGCCTTCCAGCGCCAGCAGTTCGGCTACGCCGCCGCCGCGGCCGTCGTCCTCTTCGTCCTCGTCTTCGGCCTCAGCCGGCTCTTCAACCGTCTCCTCGGCATCGGGAGGGCCGCCTGATGACGCGCACCCGCGTACCCCTCTACGGCGCACTGGTCCTGCTGCTCGTGGGCTTCCTCGCCCCGCTGGTGTGGGCGCTGAGCGGCTCGTTCAAACCGCGCGGCGACATCTTCGGCTACCCGCCGAGGCTCGTCCCCGACCCGTTCACCCTCGACAACTACCGCACCCTTCTCACCGACCAGCCCTTCGGCCGCTGGTTCCTGATGAGCACGGTCGTCGCCGTCGTCGCCACCACGGTGTCCGTCTTCGTGTGCGCTCTCGCCGGCTACGGCTTCGCCAAGTTCCGCTTCGCGGGCAGGAGTCTGCTGTTCAACGTCATGTTCAGCTCGCTGTCGATCCCGTTCGCGGTGATCCTCGTGCCGCTGTTCGTGATCCTCGTCAAGACCGGGCTCGGCAGTCCCTGGTTCGCGCTGATCGTGCCCTGGGTGGCGCCCGCGTTCGGGATCTTCATGATGCAGCAGTACATCGTGCAGTCCATCCCGGACTCGGTGCTGGAGGCCGCCCGGATCGACGGGGCGAGCGAGTTCGGCATCTTCCGGACCATCGTGCTGCCCCTGCTGCGGCCCTCGCTGGGCGCACTGGCCGTCTGGCAGTTCCTCCAGAGCTACAACAGCTTCCTGTGGCCCCTGGTGCTGGTCTCCGACAGTTCCCAGTACACCCTGCCGCTGGGCCTTCAGACCCTGTTCGTGTCGGAGCAACGGCAGTACGACCTCGTGCTCGCGGGAGCCGTCCTCGCCGTGCTGCCCGCCGTCGCCCTCTTCGTGCTGCTGCGCAAGCAGCTCCTCGAAGGCCTGTCCACGGGCGCGGTCAAGGGATGACACCCCATCGACCCAGTTGGAGAAGAAGCATGTTCAAGCTGCCCCGACGCGTCCTGTTCGGCGCCGCGTACTACCACGAGTACCAGCCGTACGAGCGCCTCAAGGACGACCTCGACCTGATGGCCGGGGCCCGCTTCTCGGTGATCCGGGTCGGCGAGTCCGTCTGGTCCACGTGGGAGCCCGAGAACGGCCGCTTCGACCTCGACTGGCTCCAGCCGGTCCTGGACGGCGCCCACGAGCGGGGGATCTCGGTCATCCTCGGGACGCCCACGTACGCGGTACCGCCCTGGCTGGCCCGGCAGTACCCGGAGATCGCGGGGGAGCACCGCACCGGTGAGCGCATCGGCTGGGGCGCCCGGCAGGAGGTCGACTTCACCCACCCGGCCTTCCGCTTCCACGCCGAGCGGATCATCCGCAAGATCGTAGGCCGGTACGCCGGCC encodes the following:
- a CDS encoding carbohydrate ABC transporter permease, producing MTRTRVPLYGALVLLLVGFLAPLVWALSGSFKPRGDIFGYPPRLVPDPFTLDNYRTLLTDQPFGRWFLMSTVVAVVATTVSVFVCALAGYGFAKFRFAGRSLLFNVMFSSLSIPFAVILVPLFVILVKTGLGSPWFALIVPWVAPAFGIFMMQQYIVQSIPDSVLEAARIDGASEFGIFRTIVLPLLRPSLGALAVWQFLQSYNSFLWPLVLVSDSSQYTLPLGLQTLFVSEQRQYDLVLAGAVLAVLPAVALFVLLRKQLLEGLSTGAVKG
- a CDS encoding sugar ABC transporter permease, with the translated sequence MTTTVAGPPGTTREHTGPDRAAQRPRRTWAPYLFISPFYLLYVLFMLIPVAASVWLSLTEWVGLGTPHWVGLRNYRLLATDISFHRALGNTAVFVLVAVCVVVPLALLIAQALNTRGLRVRDLWRTAYFVPIVVSPILVALVFGLIFDRQFGLANAVLRALFGTGGVDWLGDPDLAKVSIALVMLWRWTGYLTVFFLAGLQNVPRELYEAAALDGAGRLRTFATVTLPALKPVTAFVVVTSFIGAAQIFEEPYLLTGGGPAESTLSVTMFIYRAAFQRQQFGYAAAAAVVLFVLVFGLSRLFNRLLGIGRAA